The Pseudalkalibacillus hwajinpoensis DNA window ACTTACACACGCCAAGCTCCATACAAAGGACAATTTTAACGCATACTCAAAACCTGAGAAAGAATTTCAGGCGGAAATGACAGCTTATACCGTTGCTTCTTATTTCAATATTGATACCAGTGATTACTCGTTAGATTACTTGCATCAATGGACAAAGGGGCATGAATTTAACGAGCATGAGAGCTTGTTACAAGAAGTTCAGGTAACAGCTAAAGAATTTATTTCGACCATTGAAGAATCAATGAACCAGGAGAAGGAAGGAGAAAAAACTATGAGTTTTAGTGAATCGAAACATGAAATGGAAGAGGATAAAAAAGAAAGAGAGGGAGTACCTACAGAAAAGCTTTCAGAAATGTACCAGAGCCAAGTGATCAATGCCGAGAAGAATATGGGTGCTATTAATAAGGAAGAAAAACTCAAAAAAAATTATTCTCATCAAGAATTCAAAGATGCTTATAAAAGAGAGATTACGAATTTTTTTGAACCAATGGTCGGAAAAGGATTAGATAAAGAAGAAAACAATGACTGGCAAGAACGTTTAAGAAAGATATGTGCTTTTCAAGATACTCATAGTACAGAAGAGGTGTATCAACTTAAAAAGAACTCTCTTCATGAATTGAAAGAACTGCCTTTAACAGATCGTGGGGAACGACGACTATTTCAGATTGAAAGTAAGTTGGATCGAGTATTTCATGAAGAGAAGGAAAAGCAAAAAGAAAAAGTAGAAGTTGAACGCTAGACAGGGAGTGTTCTCTCTGTCTTTTTATATGTGCCTTTAGAGATGATGAAGTGCTGCAGAAATAACATGTATGCTCTGAACGCCAGAGACGAAAATGGAACTGAAGTCATTAACTTTGCCAAAAATTTTGATGGCATGAGCTTTACAGATTTAGTCTAGAACTGAAACTGGAATTAAGAGATTAGAAAAAGGTGAGTTAGACAGATTTACAAACGTAAACCCAGAGAGTATGTTGTACTAGTTACTTTTAGGAATTACAAACGGTTGATGATTCTTAAACTGATTGATTTACATATATATAATTTATTATGAATGAAAAGCATTGAGTGAAGCAGAGGCTATCGCAGGCTAGACTTCTAATTTAGGTGTTGATATAATTCAAACAGAAATAGCCATACCCTTTTTAGGAGTTATGGTATTGCCAATGCGAAGCTAAAATATAAACGCGGCTATCGATTCATTGATAGTCGCGTATTGTTTGAATGGGTTTCTCTTACCGTAGAGAATTTACTAGGGCTTCATTTAGACAACAAAACCTAACTCAGGGGGTACATACATGAACCCAGTAGAAATTGAAGCAGCAGTCTCCGAGTTGGCGGTTCAACCTTTTGACGAGGTAGAATTCCCATTTTCATTCTTAAGGGCGTTCGGAAACAAGAACACAACAATTAAGCGGCTCCGTACAGGAGAATCAAATAAGTCCGACTTGGGGGGCGTTCTACAGACTAATAATATTCATATTGCGATCGCACACCCGGGAAACGTAACCAAGACACTTCTTGATCTTAAGGCAAGCCGGGCAACAACCAGGGCGAAGGCACGCTACATCCTCGCAACTGATGGTGTAGACTTTGAGGCCGAGGAATTAGAATCTGGTGAGGTGGTCTACTGTGCCTATCAGGATTTCCCAGATCACTTTGGATTTTTTCTGCCTCTTGCGGGGATTAAGACCGTTAAGCAAGTACGTGAAAGTTCTTTCGATATCCGGGCGACGAGTCGATTGAACCGGCTCTATGTCGAGCTGTTAAAAGAAAATCCCCATTGGGGAGCTACCGAACAGCGTCACGAGATGAACCAATTCATGGCGCGCTTAATCTTTTGCTTCTTTGCCGAAGACACTGGTATCTTTAGCAAGACGGGTTTATTTACCGACATCGTTGCCCGAATGAGCACTCGTGATGCTTCGAATACTCACGAAGTAATTAGTGGGATTTTCAGCGCTATGAACACGAAGGATGCTGACCGTGCGAAAGCTAAAACTCCTCGTTGGGCAGATGGGTTTCCATATGTAAATGGAGGGCTTTTCGCGGGTAACGTAGATGTGCCTAGGTTCAGTAAGATAGCACGCTCCTACCTTCTGCATATTGGAAATCTGGACTGGAATAAGATAAATCCTGATATTTTCGGCTCAATGATCCAGGCGGTAGCGGATGATGAGGAGCGTGGTGCACTTGGGATGCACTATACGAGCGTTCCAAACATCCTGAAGGTATTAAATCCTCTCTTCTTGGATGATTTGCGGGAGAAGCTTGAAGCAGCAGGGGACAACCCTCGTAAGTTAATCAACCTGCGTAAGCGGCTATCGAGGATTCGAGTTTTTGATCCTGCTTGCGGCTCAGGTAATTTCTTAGTCATTGCCTACAAGCAATTGCGGGATATTGAAAATATCATCAATGAGAGACGTGGTGAGCATGGTCGTGAGAGTGATATACCACTGACAAACTTTCGTGGCATTGAACTACGTGATTTTTCAGCCGAGATTGCGCGTCTTGCTCTTATTATTGCCGAATACCAATGCAATGAACTTTATATTGGACCAACCCTTGCTCTTGCTGAATTTCTGCCGCTATCAGCAGACAACTGGATCACTTGCGGCAATGCTCTACACTTGGAATGGCTTAGTATTTGCCCACCGAATGGAACAGGTGTGAAATTACACTCTGATGATCTTTTCAGTACTCTTTCGAATCCAGCGGAGATCGATTTTGAAAATGAAGGTGGCGAGACTTATATCTGTGGAAATCCCCCGTACCTAGGTTCAACTAACCAATCTGACCAACAAAAGTCAGAACTGCAAGCGATATTCGAAAAAAGAAATAAGAACTGGAAGTCACTCGATTATGTTGCTGGTTGGTTCATGAAAGCGGCTGAATATGGGAAGTACACTAATGCCTCAACAGCTTTCGTAGCGACTAATTCAATTTGCCAGGGCCAGCAGGTTCCAATTCTTTGGCCACTTATTTTTGACTCGGGGCATGAGATTGCTTTTGCGCATACCTCGTTTAAATGGGAAAATCTTGCTAGTCATAATGCAGGTGTAACCGTGGTGATCATAGGGATTTCACAACATCCTGGGAAGATTCGGCGACTATTTTCGGTCAGTGATGACGGAAGTGTGAGTGTTAAGGAAACTGAATATATTAACGCATATTTAGTTTCGGGTCCTAACGTGGTCATATCCAAGTCTCGTTCACCTCAAAGTCCGCTAAGTCAAATGGATTATGGAAACAAACCGACCGACAAAGGTGGACTTATATTATCCTCAAGAGAACGTTTTAAACTTTTAGAAAATGCGCCTGAGGCTGACCGCTTCGTAAGAAGGTTCATTGGTTCTAATGATGCAATTGATGGCTCACTTCGATATTGTCTTTGGATAGACGATGATGAAGTGACAACTGCA harbors:
- a CDS encoding ImmA/IrrE family metallo-endopeptidase, which translates into the protein MAKSKRSYQKKLPEQVKEEIERLTTGMEERISNHFHSPDQLKEYLDFMGKFYRYSPRNTALIESQFQGAEAVGSYAFWKEKGFPVNKGEKSIKILVPNRLGEQFQNKEGEWIPLKKATKQEKQQIKDGQLDKRDGRLVFSTGSVFDISQTSATQKDLPQIFPNRWIDGEVDNYTQLRQGMEAIAEKNNIRIVEPYEELGAAKGVSYTERGEVALNPRNSERQDAKTLLHELTHAKLHTKDNFNAYSKPEKEFQAEMTAYTVASYFNIDTSDYSLDYLHQWTKGHEFNEHESLLQEVQVTAKEFISTIEESMNQEKEGEKTMSFSESKHEMEEDKKEREGVPTEKLSEMYQSQVINAEKNMGAINKEEKLKKNYSHQEFKDAYKREITNFFEPMVGKGLDKEENNDWQERLRKICAFQDTHSTEEVYQLKKNSLHELKELPLTDRGERRLFQIESKLDRVFHEEKEKQKEKVEVER
- a CDS encoding class I SAM-dependent DNA methyltransferase yields the protein MNPVEIEAAVSELAVQPFDEVEFPFSFLRAFGNKNTTIKRLRTGESNKSDLGGVLQTNNIHIAIAHPGNVTKTLLDLKASRATTRAKARYILATDGVDFEAEELESGEVVYCAYQDFPDHFGFFLPLAGIKTVKQVRESSFDIRATSRLNRLYVELLKENPHWGATEQRHEMNQFMARLIFCFFAEDTGIFSKTGLFTDIVARMSTRDASNTHEVISGIFSAMNTKDADRAKAKTPRWADGFPYVNGGLFAGNVDVPRFSKIARSYLLHIGNLDWNKINPDIFGSMIQAVADDEERGALGMHYTSVPNILKVLNPLFLDDLREKLEAAGDNPRKLINLRKRLSRIRVFDPACGSGNFLVIAYKQLRDIENIINERRGEHGRESDIPLTNFRGIELRDFSAEIARLALIIAEYQCNELYIGPTLALAEFLPLSADNWITCGNALHLEWLSICPPNGTGVKLHSDDLFSTLSNPAEIDFENEGGETYICGNPPYLGSTNQSDQQKSELQAIFEKRNKNWKSLDYVAGWFMKAAEYGKYTNASTAFVATNSICQGQQVPILWPLIFDSGHEIAFAHTSFKWENLASHNAGVTVVIIGISQHPGKIRRLFSVSDDGSVSVKETEYINAYLVSGPNVVISKSRSPQSPLSQMDYGNKPTDKGGLILSSRERFKLLENAPEADRFVRRFIGSNDAIDGSLRYCLWIDDDEVTTATKHKEIANRLKRVQSFRSGSTKKATVESASWPHRFQEIRQTGNEVPIVVPRHSSENRSHLPFTLGEKGDIVADSAFAFYGCPLWNVAIFASRLHLVWVAAVCGKLKTDYRYSNTIGWNTFPVPTLTEKNKGDLNHSVEDIILAREAHFPATIKELYDSDHMPTNLREAHERNDEVLERIYIGRRFRNDTERLEKLFNLYTKISNSTNRPRKPRRR